The genomic window AATGAATATGATTTTGGTATGACTTATAAAGAAATTCCAGTTCCTATAAATTTAAAAAAAAAGGTTAAAGAATATCGTAGAATACTTTTAGAGAAGATTGTAGAATCCAATGAATCTCTAATGGAGAAATTTTTTGAAGATCAAAATTCTTTGTCAGAAGAGGAAATTATTTCAACTGTAACAAGAGCGACTATTAACAGGAATATAACACCAATGTTATGTGGTTCCTCTTTTAAAAACAAGGGGGTACAATGCGTATTAAATGCGATTTGTCAATACCTTCCTTCTCCACTTGATAGGAAAGAAATTCTTGGAAAGAATCCAAAAAATGAAAAAGAGGAAAAGCGGAGCCCAGGAAATAATCAACCTTTTTCAGCATTGGCTTTCAAAATTTCTACAGATCCATTCGTAGGTCGTTTAGCCTTTATTCGTGTTTATTCAGGTACTCTTCATGCAGGTTCTCATGTTCTGAACTCTCGTTCTGGGAGTAGAGAACGCATATCTAGAATATATCAAATGCATGCTAATAAACAAAATCCAATTGAAAATCTTGAATCAGGTGATATTGGAGCTGTTGTTGGCTTTAAAGATATTAAGACAGGAGATACTCTTTGTAATGAGAATTACCCCATTGTTTTAGACAGTATATCCTTTCCTGAACCAGTTATAGGTTTAGCTGTAGAACCGAAGTCTAAAGCTGATCAAGATAAGATGAATTTAGCTCTTTCTAAATTATCAGAAGAAGATCCTACTTTTCAAGTCCGAAACGATCTATCAACAGGTCAAACAATCATTTCTGGAATGGGGGAACTTCATTTAGAAATTCTAATCGATAGAATGAAGCGAGAATTTAAAGTAGAAGTTAATCCAGGAAAACCTCAAGTTGAGTATAAAGAATCTTTAACTTCTACGGTTTCTCATCGAGAAGTATATAAAAAGCAAACAGGAGGAAGAGGAAAATTTGCAGACATTATTTTTTATTTAGGACCAACTGAAAAGGGAGAATCTGGCTTAGTATTTGTGAATAAGGTGAAAGGGGGAAATATTCCAAAAGAATTCATTCTCTCTATAGAGAAAGGATTTAGGGAGGCTATGAAAAATGGCCCTTTAGCTGGGTATGAAGTAGATTCTATGAAACTTACTTTGATAGATGGTTCACATCATCCAGTAGATTCAGATCAACTTTCTTTTGAACTAGCTGCTAAAATAGGGTTTAAAGAATCTGCAAAAAATGCTAATCCTATTCTTTTAGAACCTATTATGAAGTTAGAAATTGTTTCACCCGAAGGGAATATTGGAGATATCGTCGGTGACATTAACCGACGTAGAGGAATAATGCAAGGCGTAGAAGATAAAAATAATACGAAGATAATCAAAGCTAAAGTTCCTCTATCAGAAATGTTT from Blattabacteriaceae bacterium includes these protein-coding regions:
- the fusA gene encoding elongation factor G, yielding MEKILKYTRNIGIAAHIDAGKTTTTERFLFYAGITHKIGEVHDGEATMDWMEQEQERGITITSAATRCEWLYRDKKYKINIIDTPGHVDFTVEVERSLRVLDGIIALFSAVEGVEPQSETVWRQANKYRIPRIGFVNKMDRKGSDFFEVCRQVKEILGGEPLLLQLPIGSEEYFEGVVDLIYNKALVWNEYDFGMTYKEIPVPINLKKKVKEYRRILLEKIVESNESLMEKFFEDQNSLSEEEIISTVTRATINRNITPMLCGSSFKNKGVQCVLNAICQYLPSPLDRKEILGKNPKNEKEEKRSPGNNQPFSALAFKISTDPFVGRLAFIRVYSGTLHAGSHVLNSRSGSRERISRIYQMHANKQNPIENLESGDIGAVVGFKDIKTGDTLCNENYPIVLDSISFPEPVIGLAVEPKSKADQDKMNLALSKLSEEDPTFQVRNDLSTGQTIISGMGELHLEILIDRMKREFKVEVNPGKPQVEYKESLTSTVSHREVYKKQTGGRGKFADIIFYLGPTEKGESGLVFVNKVKGGNIPKEFILSIEKGFREAMKNGPLAGYEVDSMKLTLIDGSHHPVDSDQLSFELAAKIGFKESAKNANPILLEPIMKLEIVSPEGNIGDIVGDINRRRGIMQGVEDKNNTKIIKAKVPLSEMFGYVTSLRTLSSGRAISTMEFSHYEKVPTNISEKIIEKSKVK